The following proteins are co-located in the Streptomyces sp. NBC_01198 genome:
- a CDS encoding CGNR zinc finger domain-containing protein: protein MAGTDGEGTTRSRVPAPAGALVALLNSRPHAEPLLPDRLDDQQAAAEILQSYRLPDAGELTAERLDRVRALRADLMAAVEAADADRARRRWEALSAHVSGITFRLDFADGTPALSQVTGDPLLGGIVAAVADILRDGTWQRVRVCANDGCRAVFYDTTRSRTQRWHSYELCGNRANVAAFRARENA, encoded by the coding sequence ATGGCAGGAACGGACGGCGAGGGCACCACGCGGTCCCGGGTTCCCGCCCCGGCGGGGGCGCTGGTGGCGCTGCTCAACTCACGCCCGCACGCGGAGCCGCTGCTGCCGGACCGGCTGGACGACCAACAGGCGGCCGCCGAGATCCTGCAGAGCTACCGCCTGCCGGACGCCGGGGAGCTGACCGCCGAGCGGCTCGACCGGGTCCGGGCACTGCGCGCCGACCTGATGGCCGCTGTGGAGGCGGCCGACGCCGATCGGGCGCGGCGGCGATGGGAGGCCCTGTCGGCGCACGTCTCGGGCATCACCTTCCGGCTGGACTTCGCCGACGGGACGCCGGCGCTGTCCCAGGTGACCGGTGACCCGCTGCTCGGCGGGATCGTGGCCGCCGTCGCGGACATCCTCAGGGACGGCACCTGGCAGCGCGTCCGGGTCTGCGCGAACGACGGGTGCCGCGCGGTCTTCTACGACACCACCCGCAGCCGCACGCAGCGGTGGCACTCCTACGAACTCTGCGGCAACCGGGCGAACGTCGCGGCGTTCCGCGCCCGCGAGAACGCGTAG
- a CDS encoding type 1 glutamine amidotransferase domain-containing protein, with translation MSRILIVVTGSDHWTLADGTKHPTGYWAEEVTAPYAVLRAASHQIVFATPGGVVPTVDAGSLSPDVNGGQENADRIAAELAAISELRSPLRLEDIDPSDPDAFDAVFYAGGHGPMEDLSVHAASGRLLNSVLASGRPVSVVCHGPAALLATVGEDGTSPFAGYRATGFTNAEETAAGFADRAKWLLQDRLVELGIDFQEGEVFAPYVVTDRNLITGQNPASSAPVAEALVRTLAA, from the coding sequence ATGTCCAGGATTCTCATCGTCGTGACCGGCTCTGACCATTGGACGCTGGCGGACGGCACCAAGCACCCCACCGGCTACTGGGCCGAGGAGGTCACCGCCCCCTACGCGGTCCTCCGCGCGGCCAGCCACCAGATCGTCTTCGCCACCCCCGGCGGCGTCGTCCCCACGGTGGACGCGGGCAGCCTGTCGCCCGACGTGAACGGCGGCCAGGAGAACGCCGACCGGATCGCCGCGGAACTTGCCGCCATCAGCGAACTGCGCAGCCCGCTGCGGCTGGAGGACATCGACCCCTCGGACCCGGACGCCTTCGACGCGGTGTTCTACGCCGGCGGCCACGGGCCCATGGAGGACCTGTCCGTCCACGCCGCCTCCGGCCGGTTGCTGAACAGCGTGCTCGCTTCCGGCAGGCCGGTGTCCGTCGTCTGCCACGGCCCCGCCGCGCTGCTCGCCACCGTCGGGGAGGACGGCACCTCCCCCTTCGCCGGATACCGGGCGACCGGGTTCACCAACGCCGAGGAGACCGCGGCCGGCTTCGCCGACCGGGCCAAGTGGCTGCTCCAGGACCGGCTGGTGGAGCTCGGCATCGACTTCCAGGAGGGCGAGGTCTTCGCTCCCTACGTCGTCACCGACCGCAACCTGATCACCGGCCAGAACCCGGCGTCCTCGGCCCCGGTCGCCGAAGCGCTGGTCCGCACGCTGGCGGCCTGA
- a CDS encoding Gfo/Idh/MocA family protein → MGSAEAPPPPLRVGLAGAGPWARTMHARMLAAGPETVLTAVWARRSEAARETAAPYGAAVAASFDELLDRSEAIAFAVPPAVQADLAVRAARAGKPVLLEKPLGADLASARRVAEAVAEHGVVSQLVLTKRYHPATRAFLRQAQGAEVSGARSCYLHGGFLGGEFATPWRLAQGALYDLGPHLLDLLDLAVGPIAAIRSTGDSTRWIELTCEHADGAVSQASLSGAVRLSRARTRIELYGPGEEIVYDTAELDHEECWPVLRREFAQAVRTGVASPIDAARGLRLQELLDMAASCHTP, encoded by the coding sequence ATCGGGTCCGCCGAGGCGCCGCCGCCCCCGCTGAGGGTCGGCCTGGCGGGCGCGGGTCCCTGGGCCAGGACGATGCACGCCCGCATGCTGGCCGCTGGGCCCGAGACCGTCCTGACCGCGGTCTGGGCCCGGCGGTCGGAGGCCGCCCGAGAGACGGCGGCGCCCTACGGCGCCGCCGTCGCGGCCTCCTTCGACGAGCTGCTCGACCGCAGCGAGGCGATCGCCTTCGCCGTCCCCCCGGCGGTCCAGGCCGATCTGGCCGTCCGCGCGGCCAGGGCGGGCAAACCCGTGCTGCTGGAGAAGCCGCTGGGCGCGGACCTGGCCTCGGCCCGCCGCGTCGCGGAGGCCGTGGCCGAACACGGGGTCGTCTCCCAGCTCGTCCTGACCAAGCGCTACCACCCCGCGACCCGGGCCTTCCTCCGGCAGGCGCAGGGCGCCGAGGTGAGCGGGGCACGCTCGTGCTACCTGCACGGCGGCTTCCTCGGCGGGGAGTTCGCCACGCCCTGGCGGCTGGCCCAGGGAGCCCTCTACGACCTGGGCCCGCACCTGCTGGACCTGCTGGACCTGGCCGTCGGCCCCATCGCCGCCATCAGGAGTACCGGCGACTCCACCCGCTGGATCGAGCTGACCTGCGAGCACGCCGACGGCGCCGTCAGCCAGGCGTCGCTGTCCGGCGCGGTCCGGCTGTCGCGGGCCCGCACCCGGATCGAGCTGTACGGCCCCGGCGAGGAGATCGTCTACGACACCGCGGAGCTGGACCACGAGGAGTGCTGGCCGGTGCTCCGCCGCGAGTTCGCGCAAGCCGTCCGCACCGGGGTCGCCTCGCCCATCGACGCGGCACGCGGCCTGCGCCTGCAGGAACTCCTGGACATGGCCGCGTCCTGCCACACCCCCTGA
- a CDS encoding ROK family transcriptional regulator has product MPANQASAGHLLRLIRSGQATTRGELQHATGLSRSTISSRLDQLFGAGWLRDTAAGASTGGRPSTRLEFDTSHAVVIAVDLETRHSRAAVLDLDGAVLAEHTEQLLIADGPDQVLDTVAGWFPALLEKAGVKASRVCGIGLSVPGPVDWAIGQVVQPPIMPGWDEYPVPSRVQEAYARHVDPMGPPVPVLVDNDANLMAYAEQRRFYPDCSAFVLVKVSTGIGAGVVVDGGPYRGIDGGAGDIGHIRLHDRTEALCMCGSYGCLAAVASGRAIAEQLAAAGIPTTSGSDVREHLAAGQPDAVRLAREAGRRVGEVLVTVVTLLNPGVLVLAGDLAGTPFLTGVRELLYQRAMPRTTAHLNVVTSRLGDQAALVGATAMVVEHLFAPARADLRLAALNNGG; this is encoded by the coding sequence ATGCCGGCCAACCAGGCGAGCGCGGGCCATCTGCTGCGGCTGATCCGCAGCGGGCAGGCCACCACCCGAGGCGAGCTCCAGCACGCGACCGGGCTCTCCCGCTCCACCATCAGCAGCCGGCTCGACCAGCTCTTCGGAGCCGGCTGGCTGCGGGACACCGCGGCGGGCGCATCCACCGGCGGACGGCCCTCCACCCGGCTGGAGTTCGACACCTCGCACGCCGTGGTGATCGCCGTGGACCTGGAGACCCGGCACAGCCGGGCCGCCGTGCTCGACCTGGACGGCGCCGTCCTGGCGGAGCACACCGAGCAGCTGCTGATCGCCGACGGCCCGGACCAGGTTCTCGACACGGTCGCGGGCTGGTTCCCCGCGCTCCTGGAGAAGGCCGGCGTCAAGGCCTCCCGGGTGTGCGGGATCGGGCTGTCCGTACCCGGTCCTGTGGACTGGGCGATCGGCCAGGTCGTCCAGCCGCCGATCATGCCGGGCTGGGACGAGTACCCCGTTCCGAGCCGCGTGCAGGAGGCCTACGCCCGCCATGTCGACCCGATGGGGCCGCCGGTGCCCGTCCTGGTCGACAACGACGCCAACCTGATGGCGTACGCGGAGCAGCGACGCTTCTACCCCGACTGCTCGGCCTTCGTGCTGGTCAAGGTCTCGACCGGTATCGGGGCGGGCGTCGTCGTCGACGGCGGTCCCTACCGCGGCATCGACGGCGGGGCCGGCGACATCGGGCACATCCGCCTGCACGACAGGACCGAGGCGCTGTGCATGTGTGGTTCCTACGGCTGCCTCGCCGCCGTGGCCAGCGGGCGGGCGATCGCCGAACAGCTGGCCGCGGCGGGGATCCCCACCACGTCGGGATCCGACGTGCGCGAACACCTGGCGGCCGGCCAGCCGGACGCGGTGCGGCTGGCCCGCGAGGCGGGCCGCCGGGTCGGTGAGGTCCTCGTCACCGTCGTCACGCTGCTCAACCCCGGAGTGCTCGTGCTGGCCGGCGACCTGGCAGGCACCCCCTTCCTGACCGGGGTGCGCGAACTGCTCTACCAGCGCGCCATGCCCCGCACCACCGCCCACCTCAACGTGGTGACCTCGCGGCTCGGCGACCAGGCCGCGCTCGTCGGGGCGACCGCCATGGTGGTCGAGCACCTCTTCGCGCCCGCCAGGGCCGACCTGCGGCTGGCCGCCCTCAACAACGGCGGCTGA
- a CDS encoding carbohydrate ABC transporter permease, with protein MTRTQFEERLFGVLRWVTIAFLAVITILPFYYMLLLSVKPIDSLLLDPGSLWVSGKDFTLDTYRTVLKSSADGGQGFLRMMFNSALVSLGTVVLTLAASVPGAYAISRLRFFGGRQVSALFLAVYLFPSTLLAVPLFVMFAKLGLSGNLAGLAIVYVAQTVPVAIYMLKNYFITIPVSIEEAAALDGASRWQTVRRVVLPLAMPSLMATGLYVFMIAWNEFLFALLFLAADPDKWTVSLGLQQLSNGIEVPKTVLMAGSVVLTIPIIVLFYAAERLLTEGLTSGADKS; from the coding sequence ATGACCCGCACACAGTTCGAGGAGCGCCTGTTCGGCGTGCTGCGGTGGGTCACCATCGCCTTCCTGGCAGTGATCACGATCCTGCCCTTCTACTACATGCTGCTGCTCTCGGTGAAGCCGATCGACTCCCTGCTGCTCGACCCGGGATCGCTGTGGGTCTCCGGCAAGGACTTCACCCTCGACACCTACCGGACCGTCCTGAAGTCCAGCGCCGACGGCGGCCAGGGCTTCCTGCGGATGATGTTCAACTCGGCGCTCGTGTCGCTGGGGACGGTCGTCCTGACCCTCGCCGCCTCGGTGCCGGGTGCCTACGCGATCAGCCGGCTGAGGTTCTTCGGCGGCCGCCAGGTGAGTGCGCTGTTCCTGGCGGTCTACCTCTTCCCCTCCACCCTGCTCGCGGTCCCGCTGTTCGTGATGTTCGCCAAGCTCGGGCTGTCGGGGAACCTCGCCGGCCTGGCCATCGTCTACGTGGCCCAGACCGTGCCGGTGGCGATCTACATGCTGAAGAACTACTTCATCACCATCCCGGTGAGCATCGAGGAGGCGGCCGCCCTCGACGGCGCCTCCCGCTGGCAGACCGTACGCAGGGTGGTCCTCCCGCTCGCGATGCCGTCGCTGATGGCCACCGGGCTGTACGTCTTCATGATCGCCTGGAACGAGTTCCTCTTCGCGCTGCTCTTCCTCGCCGCCGATCCGGACAAGTGGACCGTCTCGCTGGGCCTGCAGCAGCTCTCCAACGGCATCGAAGTCCCCAAGACCGTGCTGATGGCCGGTTCCGTGGTCCTGACGATCCCCATCATCGTGCTGTTCTACGCTGCGGAAAGACTGCTGACCGAAGGTCTGACCAGCGGCGCCGACAAGAGCTGA
- a CDS encoding carbohydrate ABC transporter permease, which produces MSAQPGAKKRRQLTTAQRENRAGLAFVTPTLVVVLVVVIIPILWTILLAFQHAKLVDIQGMGVFGNWSLHNFTQVFTSPGFWPSLFTTLAYTVGGTAGSVLLGLIAALALRKPFRGRGLLRSSMLLPYVAPVVAVAFVWQVALSPQYGIVNQWGGKLFGWDNPIAFLSTRDYQVDLFGFHFGLPLALLTVIAFETWRYFPFAFLFLLARLQAVPDGLEEAARVDGATPTQRFRYILLPQLMPVIALLSVLRFILTFNKFDDVYLLTGGGSGTDVVAVRVYDFLTANFDVGAAAAQALVLAVVLMVLLGIYFKFFAKKVQEEA; this is translated from the coding sequence ATGAGCGCACAGCCCGGCGCGAAGAAGCGCCGCCAACTCACCACTGCCCAGCGGGAGAACCGCGCGGGACTGGCCTTCGTGACCCCCACCCTGGTGGTGGTCCTGGTCGTGGTGATCATCCCGATCCTCTGGACGATCCTGCTGGCGTTCCAGCACGCCAAGCTGGTCGACATCCAGGGCATGGGGGTGTTCGGCAACTGGTCCCTGCACAACTTCACGCAGGTCTTCACCTCCCCCGGCTTCTGGCCGAGCCTGTTCACCACCCTCGCCTACACCGTCGGCGGCACCGCGGGCTCCGTGCTGCTCGGCCTGATAGCCGCGCTCGCCCTGCGCAAGCCGTTCCGCGGACGCGGGCTGCTGCGCAGCAGCATGCTGCTGCCGTACGTGGCACCCGTCGTCGCGGTCGCCTTCGTCTGGCAGGTCGCTCTCAGCCCGCAGTACGGCATCGTCAACCAGTGGGGCGGCAAGCTGTTCGGCTGGGACAACCCCATCGCCTTCCTGTCCACCCGCGACTACCAGGTCGACCTGTTCGGCTTCCACTTCGGGCTGCCGCTCGCGCTGCTGACGGTCATCGCCTTCGAGACCTGGCGCTACTTCCCGTTCGCCTTCCTCTTCCTGCTGGCCAGGCTCCAGGCCGTACCCGACGGTCTTGAGGAGGCCGCCAGGGTCGACGGAGCCACCCCCACCCAGCGGTTCCGCTACATCCTGCTGCCGCAGCTGATGCCCGTCATCGCCCTGCTCAGCGTCCTGCGCTTCATCCTGACCTTCAACAAGTTCGACGACGTCTACCTGCTGACCGGTGGCGGCTCGGGCACCGACGTCGTCGCCGTGCGGGTGTACGACTTCCTCACCGCCAACTTCGATGTCGGCGCCGCCGCCGCGCAGGCCCTCGTCCTGGCCGTCGTGCTGATGGTCCTGCTCGGCATCTACTTCAAGTTCTTCGCCAAGAAGGTGCAGGAGGAGGCGTGA
- a CDS encoding ABC transporter substrate-binding protein — translation MRKWNRRSSRTAAGGLALALCVGVLAGCASRTGPAAPDNHITVWSQANLPPQMAASKKIVDRFQKETGIKVKLVGVDENQLPQLIMSAAAAGTLPDVIGGVPIGQVWQMYTNGLLDTKVSGEIVRSLDAKTFDANALRLTSDGTRQLAVPADAWLQLLVYRKDLLAKAGLPVPDTYSKLLAAADKLNTPGQDGISVATDPSDAFTQQSFEDIALANNCQLVDDQGKVTLDSTACRTAFAVYDKLGRTYGSPGTQTVDSTRATYFAGKSGMVLWSTFLLDELAGLRNDALPSCPQCKSDKQFLSDNSGVVTAMAGADGAKPAQFGEVASWVVTKTGETAASKRFIGYMMDAGFEDWLGMAPEGQIPVRHGTPADPDRYLDAWRHSEIGVDTRKPLDEVYPKALLDQLLAGVGNMQRWGFKQGQGALVGATNGQLPVPKAISAMTGGQISPKKAAAESDSDVAALQKSLQ, via the coding sequence ATGCGTAAGTGGAACCGTCGGTCATCGAGGACCGCGGCGGGTGGGCTGGCATTGGCTCTGTGCGTCGGCGTACTCGCCGGCTGCGCGAGTCGAACCGGCCCGGCCGCGCCGGACAACCACATCACGGTGTGGTCACAGGCGAACCTCCCACCGCAGATGGCCGCGTCGAAGAAGATCGTCGACCGGTTCCAGAAGGAGACCGGGATCAAGGTCAAGCTGGTCGGAGTGGACGAGAACCAGCTTCCGCAGCTGATCATGTCCGCCGCCGCGGCCGGCACGCTGCCCGACGTCATCGGCGGCGTGCCCATCGGGCAGGTCTGGCAGATGTACACCAACGGGCTGCTCGACACGAAGGTCAGCGGCGAGATCGTACGGAGCCTCGACGCGAAGACCTTCGACGCCAACGCGCTGCGGCTGACCAGTGACGGCACCCGGCAGCTCGCGGTCCCCGCCGACGCGTGGCTCCAGCTGCTGGTCTACCGCAAGGACCTGCTCGCCAAGGCCGGGCTGCCGGTGCCGGACACGTACAGCAAGCTGCTCGCCGCGGCGGACAAGCTGAACACACCCGGCCAGGACGGGATATCCGTCGCCACCGACCCCAGCGACGCCTTCACCCAGCAGAGCTTCGAGGACATCGCGCTGGCCAACAACTGCCAACTGGTCGACGACCAGGGCAAGGTGACCCTCGACTCTACGGCCTGCCGGACGGCCTTCGCCGTGTACGACAAGCTCGGCAGGACCTACGGCTCCCCGGGGACCCAGACCGTCGACTCCACCCGCGCCACCTACTTCGCCGGCAAGTCCGGCATGGTGCTCTGGTCGACCTTCCTGCTGGACGAGCTGGCCGGACTGCGGAACGACGCCCTGCCGAGCTGCCCGCAGTGCAAGAGCGACAAGCAGTTCCTTTCCGACAACAGCGGTGTCGTCACGGCGATGGCCGGTGCGGACGGCGCCAAGCCGGCCCAGTTCGGCGAGGTGGCCTCCTGGGTGGTGACCAAGACGGGTGAGACCGCGGCCTCCAAACGCTTCATCGGCTACATGATGGACGCCGGCTTCGAGGACTGGCTGGGCATGGCCCCCGAAGGCCAGATCCCGGTGCGCCACGGCACCCCCGCGGACCCGGACAGGTACCTCGACGCGTGGCGGCACAGCGAGATCGGCGTGGACACCCGCAAGCCCCTGGACGAGGTCTACCCCAAGGCGCTGCTTGACCAGCTCCTCGCGGGTGTCGGCAACATGCAGCGGTGGGGGTTCAAGCAGGGCCAGGGCGCCCTGGTCGGCGCCACCAACGGCCAGCTCCCCGTACCGAAGGCGATCAGCGCGATGACCGGCGGCCAGATCTCACCGAAGAAGGCCGCCGCCGAGTCCGACTCCGATGTCGCCGCACTTCAGAAGTCCCTCCAGTAG
- a CDS encoding zinc-dependent alcohol dehydrogenase: MERVVQFTGPRQVEVAEHGTAPLPPGHLRVRTRFSGVSAGTELTAYRGTNPYLTRTWDAGARIFREGAAGIEYPVAGWGYSEVGEVTEVSPELAGTPGLPNVGELVWGIWGHRSEGIVPVERMIGHSLPAGLAPLAATFARVGAIAYNAVLASDIHVGEDVAVFGQGVIGLLTTRLAQLNGGRVTAVDALDVRLATARSYGASATLNAVAGGVAEAIRNATEGRGADVAIEISGVYPALHEALRSVTVGGRVVASGFYQGDGVGLRLGDEFHHNRVQLICSQIGGVPPQLAGRWTVERLQRTFLTLVAEGLVDVTSLVSHVVPATDASDAYVLLDERPSDALQVVLEF, translated from the coding sequence GTGGAACGCGTCGTCCAGTTCACCGGCCCGCGCCAGGTCGAAGTCGCCGAGCACGGCACTGCCCCTCTGCCCCCCGGGCACCTCCGGGTCCGTACCCGGTTCTCCGGGGTCTCCGCGGGCACCGAACTCACCGCGTACCGGGGCACCAACCCGTACCTGACCCGCACGTGGGACGCCGGGGCGCGCATCTTCCGCGAGGGCGCGGCAGGCATCGAGTACCCGGTCGCCGGCTGGGGCTACTCGGAGGTCGGTGAGGTGACGGAGGTCTCCCCCGAACTCGCCGGGACTCCGGGCCTGCCAAACGTCGGGGAACTGGTCTGGGGTATCTGGGGGCACCGCAGCGAGGGCATCGTCCCCGTCGAGCGGATGATCGGCCACAGCCTGCCGGCCGGACTCGCACCGCTGGCCGCCACCTTCGCCCGGGTCGGCGCCATCGCCTACAACGCGGTGCTCGCCTCGGACATCCACGTGGGCGAGGACGTCGCCGTCTTCGGCCAGGGCGTCATCGGCCTGCTCACCACCCGCCTCGCCCAGCTCAACGGCGGCCGGGTCACCGCGGTCGACGCGCTCGACGTACGCCTCGCCACCGCCCGTAGCTACGGGGCGTCCGCCACCCTCAACGCCGTGGCCGGCGGGGTCGCGGAAGCGATCAGGAACGCCACCGAGGGCCGCGGCGCCGACGTCGCCATCGAGATCAGCGGCGTCTACCCCGCGCTCCACGAGGCGCTCCGCTCGGTCACCGTCGGCGGCCGGGTCGTCGCCTCCGGCTTCTACCAGGGCGACGGGGTCGGGCTGCGGCTCGGCGACGAGTTCCACCACAACCGCGTCCAACTGATCTGCTCGCAGATAGGCGGGGTGCCCCCGCAGCTGGCCGGACGCTGGACCGTCGAACGGCTCCAGCGCACCTTCCTCACCCTGGTCGCCGAGGGACTGGTCGATGTGACGTCCCTGGTGAGTCACGTCGTCCCCGCCACTGACGCGTCCGACGCCTACGTACTGCTGGACGAGCGTCCCTCCGACGCCCTCCAGGTCGTTCTGGAATTCTGA
- a CDS encoding sugar phosphate isomerase/epimerase family protein — MLKTACQEQLLPGDSLQEKWEFAQNAGFDGIELRAKGDLHFEGRLPELRTAAADGVVMPTVCVDMLHFFGAFDAGLRRDAIDQMKSQLTVIAELGGLGAQTPASYGMFSRRLPPFEPPRGEEEERTVLLEGLTELGEHARAQGVALFLEPLNRYEDHMVNRLGQAVDLIGEVGLDSVKIGIDSYHMNIEEADPAAAILAAAPYIGHAQVSDSNRFQPGAGHLDWPAWLGALHAIGYDGYLAAECRLTGDPVAAVRSIPGFLRRSGA; from the coding sequence ATGCTCAAGACCGCCTGCCAGGAGCAGCTGCTGCCCGGAGACAGCCTCCAGGAGAAGTGGGAGTTCGCACAGAACGCCGGCTTCGACGGCATCGAGCTGCGCGCCAAGGGCGACCTGCACTTCGAGGGCCGGCTGCCCGAACTGCGGACCGCCGCCGCGGACGGCGTCGTCATGCCGACCGTCTGCGTGGACATGCTGCACTTCTTCGGCGCTTTCGACGCCGGCCTGCGCCGCGACGCCATCGACCAGATGAAGTCCCAGCTCACGGTGATCGCTGAGCTGGGCGGACTCGGCGCGCAGACCCCGGCCTCGTACGGGATGTTCTCCCGCCGCCTGCCCCCCTTCGAACCGCCGCGCGGCGAGGAGGAGGAGCGCACCGTCCTGCTCGAAGGGCTCACCGAACTCGGCGAGCACGCCCGCGCCCAGGGCGTCGCCCTCTTCCTCGAACCGCTCAACCGGTACGAGGACCACATGGTCAACCGGCTCGGGCAGGCCGTGGACCTGATCGGCGAGGTCGGCCTTGACTCGGTGAAGATCGGCATCGACAGCTACCACATGAACATCGAGGAGGCCGATCCCGCGGCCGCGATCCTCGCCGCCGCGCCCTACATCGGCCACGCGCAGGTCAGCGACTCCAACCGGTTCCAGCCCGGCGCGGGACACCTGGACTGGCCGGCCTGGCTCGGCGCCCTGCACGCCATCGGATACGACGGCTACCTCGCCGCCGAGTGCCGGCTGACCGGCGACCCGGTCGCCGCCGTCCGCTCCATCCCCGGCTTCCTGCGCAGGTCGGGCGCGTGA
- a CDS encoding MGH1-like glycoside hydrolase domain-containing protein, which produces MTPRAAQSDTARRRLRDAAVRVLLTNWTGGSTVPSASLYPHQWSWDSAFVAIGLRHLSPRRAQRELETLFGAQWDDGRVPHIVFNAAIPLDAYFPSPDFWRSGAAGRAAGAPRGIETSGLVQPPVHAMAAWLVHESDPETSARRGFLRRLYPRLTAWHDYLATHRDLAGHGLAGVVHPWEPGMDNSPCWDGPLSRIDPAPASSFRRADLAHGAAADRPTDLDYGRYVRLAAGYRDRAYRDGGAPHPFAVEDPGFNALYIVSEHALASIAEALGKDPLPHRARARALTDALVERLWEPEAGMFLSRDLRAGALIAERSVSGLLPLLVPELPQALVEALLHTVTGEHFGLGSTTALVPSYDLRGLAFDSSRYWRGPAWFNVNWAIERGLRQYGAVRLADALRQAVLASGGASGFAEYVDPRTGRARGMTDFSWTAAAVLDLLATAPEGTP; this is translated from the coding sequence ATGACACCGCGGGCCGCCCAGTCGGACACCGCGCGTCGCCGGTTGCGCGACGCCGCGGTCCGCGTGCTGCTCACCAACTGGACCGGCGGCTCGACCGTCCCCTCGGCGAGCCTCTACCCGCACCAGTGGAGCTGGGACTCCGCGTTCGTCGCCATCGGGCTGCGCCACCTCTCGCCGCGCAGGGCGCAGCGGGAACTGGAGACCCTCTTCGGCGCGCAGTGGGACGACGGCCGGGTGCCGCACATCGTCTTCAATGCCGCGATACCGCTCGACGCCTACTTCCCGAGCCCGGACTTCTGGCGGTCCGGCGCGGCGGGGCGGGCGGCCGGCGCGCCGCGCGGCATCGAGACCTCGGGGCTGGTACAACCCCCCGTGCACGCGATGGCCGCCTGGCTCGTCCACGAGTCCGACCCGGAGACCTCCGCCCGCCGGGGATTCCTGCGCCGGCTGTATCCGCGGCTGACCGCGTGGCACGACTACCTGGCGACCCACCGCGACCTCGCGGGGCACGGCCTGGCCGGCGTGGTGCACCCGTGGGAGCCGGGCATGGACAACAGCCCGTGCTGGGATGGCCCGTTGTCCCGGATCGACCCCGCTCCGGCCTCGTCGTTCCGGCGCGCGGACCTCGCCCACGGGGCCGCGGCGGACCGGCCCACGGACCTCGACTACGGGCGCTACGTGCGCCTCGCCGCCGGCTACCGCGACCGCGCCTACCGGGACGGCGGCGCCCCGCATCCCTTCGCCGTCGAGGACCCCGGCTTCAACGCCCTCTACATCGTCTCCGAGCACGCCCTCGCCTCCATCGCCGAGGCGCTCGGCAAGGACCCCCTCCCGCACCGCGCCCGGGCCCGTGCCCTCACCGACGCCCTGGTGGAGCGGCTGTGGGAGCCGGAGGCCGGGATGTTCCTCAGCCGCGACCTCCGGGCCGGGGCGCTGATCGCCGAGCGCAGCGTCAGCGGACTGCTGCCCCTGCTCGTGCCGGAGCTGCCGCAAGCGCTCGTCGAGGCGCTGCTGCACACCGTCACCGGGGAGCACTTCGGCCTCGGCTCGACCACCGCGCTCGTGCCCAGCTACGACCTGCGCGGCCTCGCGTTCGACTCGTCGCGCTACTGGCGCGGCCCCGCCTGGTTCAACGTGAACTGGGCGATCGAGCGCGGTCTGCGCCAGTACGGGGCGGTACGCCTCGCCGACGCGCTGCGGCAGGCGGTCCTCGCCTCGGGCGGCGCATCCGGCTTCGCGGAGTACGTCGACCCGCGCACCGGCCGGGCCCGCGGCATGACCGACTTCAGCTGGACGGCGGCGGCCGTCCTGGATCTGCTGGCCACCGCGCCGGAGGGAACACCATGA